From Saccharomycodes ludwigii strain NBRC 1722 chromosome IV, whole genome shotgun sequence, one genomic window encodes:
- a CDS encoding uncharacterized protein (similar to Saccharomyces cerevisiae YFR018C | putative protein of unknown function), whose product MQFGNNKEWYHNYFIIFLISFSIIASGINGFSHEHEYSHFNHANIDKLISLESEQESIILPFNTTRIPGSKESIKIQEYITFFFEQLNNNSNGILWVVTRDNFKENGYNFTNLVFSLNYVDKNKNNNKKEFLHMQDYKKEKSLILAAHYDSKIDPPGFIGAVDSALSCSILLYIAYFITNLDTQNDYTHIYENGFVKNLEIIFFDGEEALKKWNDDDSIYGSKHLVSKYPGKYNGKNIELMILLDLLGSSDDEDLSIYSYFANSHIFYERLSTVEKKLFPFGKTKLISDNKSFIWSSKKNTKRPVFVVEDDHIPFYTRGIPILHLIPLPFPKTWHTIDDDFNHVNMTSVKKWCKMLSTFTVEYLHDRLFE is encoded by the coding sequence ATGCAATTTGGTAACAATAAAGAATGGTATCACaactattttataatttttctcaTTTCTTTCTCCATAATAGCATCAGGAATAAATGGTTTTTCACATGAACATGAATATTCTCATTTTAATCATGCcaatattgataaattaatttctttagAATCTGAGCAAGAATCTATAATTTTACCATTCAATACTACTAGAATACCTGGATCAAAAGAATCCATCAAAATTCAAGAatatataacttttttttttgaacaattaaataacaattcCAATGGTATTCTTTGGGTGGTAACAAGAGACaactttaaagaaaatggaTACAACTTCACCAATCTAGTGTTCAGCTTGAATTAcgttgataaaaataaaaataacaataaaaaggaattcTTACATATGCaagattataaaaaagaaaagtcaTTAATATTAGCTGCCCACTATGATAGTAAAATAGACCCTCCAGGGTTTATAGGCGCAGTTGATAGTGCTCTTTCATGTTCTATTCTACTCTATATCGCATATTTTATAACCAACCTTGATACCCAAAATGATTATACACACATTTATGAAAATGGCTTTGTTAAAAATCtagaaattatattttttgacGGAGAGGAAGCtctaaaaaaatggaatgatgatgattccATATATGGATCCAAGCATTTGGTATCTAAATATCCTGGAAAATACAATGGAAAGAATATAGAATTGATGATTTTGTTGGATTTATTGGGAAGTAGCGATGATGAAGATTTGTCTATATATAGTTATTTTGCCAACtcacatattttttatgaGCGGTTATCTACAGtggaaaagaaattgtttccatttggaaaaacaaaattgattagcgataataaatcatttatCTGGTCTTCAAAGAAGAATACCAAAAGACCTGTATTTGTGGTGGAGGATGATCATATTCCATTTTATACAAGAGGAATACCTATTTTACATCTAATACCACTTCCATTTCCTAAGACCTGGCATACCATAGACGATGATTTTAATCACGTGAATATGACAAGTGTTAAAAAATGGTGTAAAATGTTGTCTACGTTTACTGTGGAATATTTACATGACAGATTGTTTGAATAA
- the ATG18 gene encoding phosphoinositide binding protein ATG18 (similar to Saccharomyces cerevisiae YFR021W | ATG18 | AuTophaGy related), protein MLSGRTIVNYVNFNQTGSCISVGTSSGVKVFSCDPFGKFYSDESETLGKNGYGIVEMLFSTSLLAVVGLGEDISLSPRRLRLLNTKRDTVICEITFPTSILSIKMNKSRLVILLTSQIYIYDITNMRLLHTIETSSPNLAGLIAVSPNLENNYLLYSSPPKVINSEIKDNATTNNITLSSEENVVSNSTSQVSKKTITSTNINVTEDSAGKKNGNDASVKDLSNNPSIKKNGDIIIFDLKNLQPIMVIEAHKGEIAALTISQDGKYFATASEKGTIIRVFSVENGNKIYQFRRGTYPTRIHSLNFSVDNTFLNATSSSRTVHIFKLVSSTPSIDTNKNTSVLSSSSSGNTAISSSSEGEAIDDEISGNASVYRTLNLPAHEEEEEEEEDDDDDEEEEEEEEEENADDDDGQRGTHVGNHHFNTEENTNQTNTEPIVDSSRSTVARMIRKSSQKLSRKAVKTLGAYFPTIKVSSFIEPSRHFASFKIPIVAVNAKEDDNENGNNNNGNNHNVTRGSTSSTANQTNSMTVPSNVNTLRFVAAFGTEYLDINISEYPELLQEYMKNDLDTATATGLETNENSQIIKMLPIHVISTEGFLYTYFLDPARGGDCLLINQYSLLQY, encoded by the coding sequence ATGCTGAGCGGCCGTACAATAGTAAACTATGTTAATTTTAATCAAACTGGTTCATGTATCTCTGTAGGAACGTCCTCTGGTGTAAAAGTATTTAGTTGCGATCCATTTGGTAAATTTTACAGCGATGAATCAGAAACCCTGGGTAAAAATGGATATGGTATTGTAGAAATGTTATTTTCTACTTCTTTATTAGCAGTTGTAGGGTTAGGGGAAGACATTTCCTTATCTCCACGAAGATTAAGGTTGCTAAATACCAAAAGGGACACTGTCATATGTGAAATTACTTTTCCAACAAGTATATTATCCattaaaatgaataaatctAGGCTGGTTATCTTATTAACCAgccaaatatatatttatgacATCACAAATATGAGGTTATTGCACACCATAGAAACATCTTCTCCAAATCTAGCCGGATTAATAGCTGTTTCCCCaaatttagaaaacaaTTATTTGCTTTATTCATCCCCTCCAAAAGTTATCAATTCTGAAATAAAAGACAATGCCACTACAAACAATATAACTTTATCTAGCGAGGAAAATGTTGTAAGTAACAGTACTAGTCAAGTTTCTAAGAAAACCATAACATCTACCAACATTAACGTTACGGAAGACTCTGCAGGTAAGAAAAACGGAAATGATGCGAGCGTAAAAGATTTATCTAACAATCCatcaatcaaaaaaaatggggaCATCATAATATTTGacttaaaaaatttacaacCAATAATGGTGATTGAAGCGCATAAAGGCGAAATAGCAGCATTGACAATTAGCCAAGATGGGAAATATTTTGCAACTGCGTCCGAAAAGGGGACAATTATTAGGGTGTTTTCAGTTGAAAATGGTAATAAGATATATCAATTCAGAAGGGGTACCTATCCAACAAGAATACATTCCTTAAATTTTAGTGTAGATAACACTTTTTTAAACGCAACATCATCGAGCAGAACGGTGCATATATTCAAATTGGTATCTTCAACACCATCAATcgatacaaataaaaatacttcTGTATTGTCTTCATCTTCAAGTGGCAACACTGCTATATCATCTTCGAGCGAGGGAGAGGCAATTGATGACGAAATATCAGGGAATGCTAGTGTCTACAGGACTTTGAACCTGCCAGCACatgaggaagaagaagaagaagaagaagatgatgatgatgatgaagaggaagaggaagaggaagaagaagaaaatgcCGATGATGACGATGGGCAGAGGGGAACTCATGTTGGTAACCATCATTTTAATACTGAGGAGAATACCAACCAAACGAATACCGAGCCAATAGTGGATTCGTCTAGGAGCACAGTTGCCAGAATGATCAGAAAATCTTCGCAGAAACTATCGAGGAAAGCTGTGAAAACTCTTGGAGCATATTTTCCAACAATAAAGGTGTCATCTTTTATAGAACCAAGCAGACATTTTGCTAGTTTTAAAATACCTATAGTGGCTGTAAACGCAAAAGaagatgataatgaaaatggtaataacaataatggcaATAATCACAATGTTACTCGTGGATCCACAAGTAGCACTGCTAATCAAACTAATTCTATGACCGTACCAAGTAATGTCAACACCTTGAGATTTGTGGCCGCATTTGGAACAGAGTATcttgatataaatatatcgGAATACCCGGAATTATTACAGGAGTATATGAAGAACGATTTGGACACTGCTACTGCTACGGGTCTAGAAACCAATGAAAATAGTCAAATCATTAAAATGTTGCCTATTCACGTGATTTCTACAGAAGGATTCTTGTACACCTACTTTCTAGATCCTGCCCGTGGCGGAGATTGTTTATTAATCAACCAATACTCTTTATTGCaatattag
- the FAB1 gene encoding 1-phosphatidylinositol-3-phosphate 5-kinase (similar to Saccharomyces cerevisiae YFR019W | FAB1 | Forms Aploid and Binucleate cells), with the protein MNRDIPINKTLTSNNTKGKSPSLVNKNLPLISSTTIGLDKKPVLSSLKLPLDPDNSDNETRHDTVTTKNMGNNKNNTEEEKNDVIRSPVTTSNDNTQSISINTAARGKEQKEFTQPRHIKGTLHTKTTDLTCAPEIDKSLDLPISKIPALEPLGTTGSVDFRSVKPIDSKRVNDNNIKGKTFNQIIDYPHSISHITNPVDSTSTSPLLKKRSSLTDDDFNLPDLENTNYKNPAQITWLNGPNAVQRSSIYESKSSVTAIPIRTSSHKKNSAYTNYSENNTANNLSNNNYNNNYNNNYNNNYNNNYNSNNNNNNNNNNNSNFNYYNKHRKSVDYDDLTSTNSMSSSLTASFSKNFLHRFYKNKKNKKRKGHIGLLAKEYWMKDENCKECFHCGKSFNTFRRKHHCRICGQIFCSNCTFLIRADKFGYEGKIRLCKTCWEHCENDYFDDSSDEDISYHDSGSTDDQIDVSPEQHVVLQPTISQQRLDDKISGLDNYNANNLDFHDGSININNGNSTDVVSLFGADDSRLLIGSISPPPKMTIPATRQGEALEIPFLDVNPLQMDNGNTNNNDNSDIGIFNNNNNIGNSNTSDNVNYNNNDKEFYNIDHSEFSSSNNRNRTKMNTKDTCSLKDVDLMPSIDNHRRSSTFSSPSQNKPMLSLLNKQLNFIGGIHNVTKNIIGENNTNTPKNENNNVYHPHHPHHPYPYSNVHFNHHNTIESVLYQPQDHSSVKAKLTNGNFKFEFNYRLNNLHNYLTQGERNNSRNSDIHNYNNHKDMSPDIKNGYPKTPDLHRVSSELSLSKANKSKSYDTTNILHTEKNDSKGSSSEDEGSMSIYTTLNDTHHIDPIQYNGLPRNLIKSSQRAQASLQRMRTRRKSKSKSNSFVNRKDMSIFSYSAPNLFSILSTTDNNNNNSLGNSTHGVVSNRNIKPNAITTANKISTSEANLRSKNENLTRDLRRAISSSLNSKNRGTDLKSTLNQVSIQHVKALMIQVLNDQRDIDVDEWIKVISPILLTLEQIHVDAKNSGNLDFRQYIKIKRIPGGEISDSKLVNGIVFSKNNTLKSMPRLVKRPRILILMFPLDYQKSESKLLSLDTVMAQEKEYLNKLVLRIKNLNPDVIFVGANVSGYALNLLHRSGIVVQFNLKPQVLERIARLSEADVAISVDKLSSNIKLGICEYFELKSFIYGNICKTYTFLSGCNPSLGGTIVLRGLDNSILRNIKDTVEFLVYVVFTLKLESSLLKDDFIEVFAAIYDKYMLQKQQSKATGYFSGFIDKFNQRILSVSPSIEFPMPFLLHRARELENELISKIQIRNNIQHMVSDEELIEFVENNEYLKTISSFSRIQKKDLKHIIEFIQDKEIAHLDEKFEVRKRQWEFFFSLSYNMLGTGSHQSMTVLYSMVSNKTGTPCIGPQLVTIDYFWDNDITIGQFIENVVATANFPCTGGCGGVVLDHYRSYVHGTGKVDVMIEKFQSRLPALKNIILIWSYCKKCKISSPILQMSEKSWNYSFGKYLELIFWSIPEVMGGLGNCMHDVTKEHVKYFGLNDIVVRMDYSPIDIHELITPGNKITWKPNSDIKIKFELQEKVLCKINDFYQSVMSRLNRVKLDGNTQEDIMEQGTKRVEKLKAVAREEKQQLLEMYDEIMKTTSSDNHLGLNAVIRSLHDYSVEWINEFADFEKKYLPSEKDIARITAFQLKKLFGDNFKTEDKALEKKSIALAEKTREKQSKQHENGSIESDPSAALMEKSETTREQKCNELTSKKNEYKDENDKKDERGFKQDEDAKLSELNKSSSSIPDNGLDSAAGENGLFVHPEKFADKQSALPENRLILNKNNTSNTITATTNNSKNDVINKSRDNNTNNVGKLASFFDQMYFDALSKEFEHQRELERLQINKRNYKALRTETSKPIVEIYQDVKDAVDEPLHVSASSTISSNENFKIANKNGGDKGRPNISNNISTNNVNSPIQENGTVEKSSESTALQRSIHKWEETLVHQRGEGECPTFDVRDRVTAPDSYSKEQMMQENDTEGSISETKSKTTATENSHNTEIDSKNNTAESSNEEDDTSDDKESPQQHEKTSLLNILSNFWADRSATLWKPLAYPLETNEHIFIDSNVIIRDDEPTSLIAFCLSTADYLQKLKKTYTNSGVNADGESSGKEKQTKKEEPKNASGMETDTTTVDHHEKDVKSDQINDENSVILDQMEKSNETLSRKNPGNNGGTINNDTNLQNALNLEQENNINNNDNTNTTTADINNNNNNNNNTAPPQNDPLLLESILTKQTAMHLRYQFQDGTVVMSCKIFFAEQFDAFRKACGCADNFIQSLSRCVKWDSSGGKSGSAFLKTLDDRLIIKELSHSELDAFTRFAPNYFQYMSQAMFHDLPTALAKILGFYQIQIKNTNTGKTFKKDVLLMENLFYEKKTSRIFDLKGSMRNRHVEQTGKENEVLLDENMVEYIYESPIFVREYDKKLLRASLWNDTLFLAKMNVMDYSLVIGIDDENHKLTVGIIDCIRTFTWDKKLESWVKEKGFVGNSTKEPTIVTPRQYKNRFREAMERYILVVPDPWYRENSNQQQAK; encoded by the coding sequence ATGAATAGGGACATTCCAATTAACAAGACCCTAACTAGCAACAACACAAAGGGTAAGTCACCCTCTTTggttaataaaaacttaCCTTTGATATCAAGTACAACAATTGGGCTTGATAAGAAACCCGTATTAAGTTCTTTAAAATTGCCTCTGGATCCAGATAACAGTGATAACGAAACTAGACATGATACAGTCACAACAAAAAACATgggaaataataaaaataatacagaagaagaaaaaaatgatgttATAAGGTCTCCTGTAACCACtagtaatgataatacACAGTCAATAAGTATAAATACTGCTGCTAGGGGGAAAGAGCAAAAAGAATTTACACAACCCAGACACATAAAAGGTACGCTTCATACGAAAACTACTGATTTGACGTGTGCACCAGAAATTGACAAATCTTTGGATCTGCCTATATCCAAAATTCCAGCTTTAGAACCATTGGGAACGACAGGGTCAGTGGATTTTCGATCAGTTAAACCAATAGACTCCAAAAGagttaatgataataatataaaagggaaaacattcaatcaaataattgATTATCCACATAGTATTTCTCATATTACAAACCCAGTGGATTCTACCAGCACTTCGCcacttttgaaaaaacGTTCTAGTCTAACGgatgatgattttaatCTACCGGATCTtgaaaatacaaattataaaaaccCGGCTCAAATCACATGGTTAAATGGACCAAATGCCGTCCAGAGATCGAGTATTTATGAATCTAAATCATCGGTAACAGCGATACCCATTAGGACATCAAgtcacaaaaaaaatagcgcTTATACTAATTACAGCGAAAATAACACAGCTAATAACCtaagcaacaacaactacaacaacaactacaacaacaactacaacaacaactacaacaacaactacaacagcaacaacaataataataataataataacaacaacagcaattTTAACTATTACAACAAACATAGGAAAAGTGTTGACTATGATGATTTAACTTCTACTAATAGTATGTCATCTTCATTAACAGCCTccttttctaaaaattttttgcatagattttataaaaacaaaaaaaataaaaaaagaaagggtCATATTGGGTTACTAGCAAAAGAGTACTGGATGAAAGATGAAAATTGTAAAGAATGCTTCCATTGCGGCAAAAGTTTTAACACGTTTAGGAGAAAACACCACTGTAGGATTTGTGgtcaaattttttgtagtaACTgcacttttttaatacggGCGGATAAATTTGGCTACGAGGGCAAAATTAGATTATGCAAAACCTGTTGGGAGCATTGTGAAAATGACTATTTTGATGATTCTAGTGATGAAGACATTTCATATCATGATAGTGGAAGCACAGATGATCAAATAGATGTATCCCCTGAACAACATGTAGTGCTGCAACCGACGATCTCACAGCAGCGCTTGGACGACAAAATATCGGGTCTGGACAATTATAATGCTAACAATTTAGATTTCCATGATGGTAGCATAAACATAAATAACGGGAATTCCACTGACGTTGTGAGTTTATTCGGTGCGGATGATTCTAGACTGTTAATAGGTTCAATAAGTCCGCCTCCTAAGATGACTATTCCTGCAACAAGACAAGGAGAAGCTCTAGAAATTCCTTTTCTTGATGTGAACCCTTTGCAAATGGACAATGGTAACACTAACAATAACGACAACAGTGATATCggaatttttaataataacaacaatattgGTAATAGCAACACTTCCGACAACGTAAATTATAACAACAACGACAAAGAATTTTACAACATCGATCATTCTGAGTTCAGTAGTTCCAATAACAGAAACAGAACCAAAATGAACACTAAAGACACATGTAGTTTAAAAGATGTAGATTTAATGCCTTCAATTGATAATCATCGTCGTAGTAGTACATTCAGTTCGCCTTCTCAAAATAAACCTATGCTTTCATTACTAAACAAACAACTCAACTTTATTGGCGGAATTCATAAcgtaacaaaaaatatcataGGAGAAAACAATACCAATACACCTAAAaacgaaaataataacgtATATCACCCTCatcatcctcatcatcCCTATCCGTATTCCAATGTTCACTTTAATCATCATAACACTATTGAGTCAGTATTATATCAGCCACAAGACCATAGTTCAGTTAAAGCCAAATTGACGAatggaaattttaaatttgaatttaattaCAGATTAAACAATCTGCACAATTACTTAACACAGGGTGAACGTAATAATTCTAGAAATAGTGATATCCATAATTACAATAACCATAAAGATATGTCCCCAGATATCAAAAATGGGTATCCAAAAACGCCAGATCTCCATAGAGTTTCCTCAGAATTATCCTTATCGAAGGCAAACAAAAGTAAATCTTATGAcacaacaaatattttgcacactgaaaaaaatgactcAAAGGGTTCAAGTTCAGAAGATGAAGGTTCAATGTCTATATATACAACTTTGAATGATACACATCACATTGATCCAATACAATACAATGGGTTACCTAGAAATCTTATTAAATCATCTCAGAGAGCTCAAGCGTCTTTACAAAGAATGAGAACAAGAAGGAAAAGCAAAAGCAAATCTAATTCCTTTGTTAATCGAAAAGATATGTCGATATTTAGTTATAGTGCTCCAAACTTGTTTTCAATCCTATCAACTActgataacaataataacaattccCTTGGCAATTCTACCCATGGTGTTGTTAGCAATAGGAATATAAAACCAAATGCTATTACCACTGCTAACAAAATATCAACATCAGAAGCTAATTTACGTAGTAAAAACGAGAATCTGACAAGAGATTTGAGAAGGGCCATAAGTAGTTctttaaattcaaaaaatagaGGGACGGACCTGAAATCTACTCTAAATCAGGTCTCTATCCAGCATGTCAAGGCTTTAATGATCCAAGTTTTAAATGATCAGAGGGATATCGATGTTGATGAATGGATCAAAGTTATAAGCCCCATTTTACTCACACTAGAACAGATTCATGTTGATGCCAAAAATTCTGGTAACCTCGACTTTCGCCagtatattaaaatcaaaagaaTCCCCGGAGGCGAAATATCCGATTCCAAATTAGTTAATGGAATtgttttttccaaaaacaACACATTAAAAAGCATGCCCCGACTAGTAAAGCGACCTAGGATTTTGATCTTAATGTTTCCATTAGATTATCAAAAAAGTGAAAGTAAATTATTGAGTCTGGATACCGTAATGGCAcaggaaaaagaatatttgaATAAACTAGTTTTAAGAATCAAGAATCTAAATCCTGATGTGATATTTGTTGGAGCTAATGTTTCGGGTTAtgctttaaatttattacaCAGATCGGGCATAGTGGTACAGTTCAATCTAAAACCACAGGTACTTGAAAGAATAGCGCGACTATCCGAGGCCGATGTAGCCATTTCTGTGGACAAACTATCATCTAACATCAAATTAGGGATTTGCGAGTATTTCGAATtgaaatcttttatttatggGAACATTTGTAAAACATACACGTTTCTAAGTGGGTGCAACCCATCTTTGGGAGGGACAATCGTTTTACGTGGCTTAGATAATAGCATTTTAAGGAACATTAAAGATACTGTTGAATTTTTGGTTTATGTAGTTTTCACCTTAAAACTAGAGTCATCTTTATTGAAGgatgattttattgaagTATTCGCAGCAATTTACGACAAATATATgttacaaaaacaacaatccAAGGCCACTGGTTATTTTTCAGGGTTTATCGATAAGTTTAATCAAAGAATTTTGTCTGTTTCCCCGTCAATCGAATTTCCAATGCCATTTTTATTGCACAGGGCCAGAGAGTTGGAAAATGAACTTATTTCTAAAATTCaaattagaaataatatCCAGCATATGGTTTCAGATGAAGAATTAATAGAGTTTGTGGAAAACAATGAATATTTGAAGACTATTAGCTCTTTTTCTCGTATTCAGAAAAAGGATCTCAAGCATATAATAGAATTCATCCAAGACAAGGAAATAGCCCATTTGGACGAAAAGTTCGAAGTAAGGAAAAGGCAATgggaattttttttttcattgtcTTATAATATGTTAGGCACAGGATCTCATCAGTCCATGACTGTTTTATATTCTATGGTTTCTAACAAAACAGGGACGCCATGTATAGGCCCTCAGCTGGTTACAATTGACTACTTTTGGGATAACGATATTACAATAGGTCAGTTTATAGAAAATGTTGTTGCAACAGCTAATTTCCCGTGTACTGGCGGTTGTGGTGGTGTAGTGCTTGATCACTACAGGAGCTATGTTCATGGTACTGGGAAAGTAGATGTTATGATTGAGAAATTTCAAAGTAGGCTACCAGCtttgaaaaacataatTCTGATATGGAGTTATTGTAAGAAATGTAAAATATCATCACCAATTTTGCAAATGAGTGAAAAATCGTGGAATTACTCGTTTGGGAAATATTTGGAACTAATATTTTGGAGTATTCCCGAAGTGATGGGTGGCTTGGGTAATTGTATGCATGATGTCACCAAGGAACATGTCAAATATTTTGGGCTAAATGATATTGTTGTACGTATGGATTATTCTCCCATTGATATACATGAGTTAATAACACCGGGGAACAAGATTACTTGGAAACCAAATTCTGATATCAAGATTAAATTTGAGCTACAAGAAAAGGTACTTTGTAAGattaatgatttttatCAAAGCGTGATGAGTAGACTAAATAGAGTCAAGTTGGATGGTAACACGCAAGAAGATATCATGGAACAAGGTACGAAGAGGGTCGAAAAGTTAAAAGCAGTGGCAAGGGAGGAAAAACAGCAATTGCTAGAAATGTATGACGAAATTATGAAAACTACTTCGAGTGACAACCATTTGGGCTTAAATGCAGTTATTCGTAGTTTACATGATTATTCTGTGGAATGGATCAACGAATTTgctgattttgaaaaaaagtatttgcCCTCCGAAAAGGATATTGCAAGAATCACGGCTTtccaattgaaaaaattatttggcgacaattttaaaaccGAGGATAAGGCTCTTGAAAAGAAGAGCATTGCACTCGCTGAAAAAACCAGAGAAAAACAATCAAAACAGCACGAAAATGGTAGCATAGAAAGTGACCCATCCGCTGCTTTAATGGAAAAATCTGAGACAACAAGGGAACAGAAATGCAATGAATTAacttctaaaaaaaatgaatataaggatgaaaatgataaaaaggATGAACGTGGTTTTAAACAGGACGAGGATGCTAAGCTTTCTGAATTGAATAAGTCCTCTAGTTCCATCCCAGATAATGGATTAGACTCCGCTGCGGGTGAAAATGGCTTGTTTGTTCACCCAGAAAAATTTGCAGACAAACAGTCTGCATTGCCAGAAAACAGGTTAAtactaaacaaaaataacactAGTAATACTATTACTGCTACTACCAACAACAGTAAAAACgatgttattaataaaagtagAGATAACAATACTAACAATGTGGGGAAATTGGCGTCATTTTTTGATCAAATGTATTTTGATGCCTTATCCAAAGAATTTGAACATCAAAGAGAATTGGAAAGATTACAAATTAACAAGAGAAATTATAAAGCTTTACGTACTGAAACATCTAAACCCATTGTTGAAATTTATCAGGACGTCAAAGATGCAGTTGACGAACCCTTACACGTATCAGCATCATCGACTATATCCTCAAatgaaaactttaaaattgcaaataaaaatggcgGTGATAAGGGAAGACCCAATATTAGCAACAATATTTCCACCAATAATGTCAATAGCCCTATCCAGGAAAACGGAACTGTAGAAAAATCTAGTGAATCCACTGCATTACAAAGGTCGATTCATAAATGGGAAGAGACTTTAGTACATCAACGCGGTGAGGGTGAATGCCCAACTTTTGATGTAAGAGATCGCGTAACTGCACCTGATTCATACAGCAAAGAACAGATGATGCAGGAAAATGATACTGAGGGCTCAATATCAGAAACAAAAAGCAAAACGACTGCTACTGAGAATTCGCATAACACTGAAATTGATAGCAAGAATAATACAGCAGAATCTAGCAATGAGGAGGACGATACCAGTGATGATAAAGAGTCTCCACAACAGCATGAGAAGACATCtttgttaaatattttatcaaatttttgGGCTGATAGGTCTGCTACGTTGTGGAAACCCTTAGCTTATCCATTAGAAACTAATGAAcacatttttattgatagcAATGTTATCATAAGAGATGACGAACCAACATCTTTAATTGCATTTTGTTTGAGCACTGCAGATTATCTACAAAAACTAAAGAAAACTTACACCAATAGTGGCGTCAATGCTGATGGCGAATCCAGCGGTaaggaaaaacaaactaAGAAAGAAGAACCAAAGAATGCCTCTGGAATGGAAACAGACACTACAACGGTAGATCATCATGAAAAGGATGTGAAATCAGACCAGATAAATGACGAAAACAGTGTTATACTTGACCAAATGGAGAAATCGAATGAAACACTAAGTCGGAAAAATCCTGGTAACAATGGTGGCACTATTAATAACGATACGAACCTCCAAAATGCATTGAATTTAGAACAAGAAAACaacatcaataataatgataatactaatactaccactgctgatattaataataacaacaacaacaacaacaacacaGCACCTCCCCAAAATGATCCTTTGCTACTGGAGAGTATATTAACGAAACAGACTGCCATGCATTTAAGATACCAGTTTCAAGATGGTACTGTCGTTATGTCgtgcaaaatattttttgcaGAGCAGTTTGATGCCTTCAGGAAAGCTTGTGGGTGTGCTGATAATTTTATACAAAGTTTATCTAGATGCGTCAAATGGGATAGTAGTGGCGGAAAAAGCGGAAGTGcatttttgaaaacattAGATGATAGATTAATTATTAAGGAATTGTCGCATTCCGAATTGGATGCATTTACTAGATTTGCACCAAACTATTTTCAATACATGAGCCAAGCGATGTTTCATGATTTGCCTACCGCCTTGGCTAAAATTCTAGGGTTTTATCaaatacaaattaaaaatacaaatacagggaaaacatttaaaaaagatgttTTGCTTAtggaaaatttattttatgaaaagaaaacttCACGAATTTTTGACTTAAAAGGTTCTATGCGTAATAGACATGTGGAACAAACTgggaaagaaaatgaagtCTTATTAGATGAAAATATGGttgaatatatttatgaGTCACCAATATTTGTTCGAgaatatgataaaaaattgttaagGGCTTCATTATGGAATGacactttatttttggcGAAAATGAACGTCATGGACTATTCCTTAGTTATAGGTATCGATGACGAAAACCACAAGTTGACTGTAGGTATCATTGACTGTATTAGAACATTTACTTGGGACAAGAAGTTAGAAAGCTgggtaaaagaaaagggtTTTGTGGGGAATAGTACCAAAGAACCTACGATTGTAACACCTAgacaatataaaaatagattcAGAGAAGCTATGGAAAGGTATATTTTGGTTGTTCCAGATCCATGGTATAGAGAAAATTCTAATCAACAGCAAGCTAAATAG